A part of Salvelinus alpinus chromosome 23, SLU_Salpinus.1, whole genome shotgun sequence genomic DNA contains:
- the LOC139551374 gene encoding small proline-rich protein 3-like: MILSILAVAQPAHKVEEQPAHKVVVQPAHKVEQPGHKVVQPGHKVVEQPAHKVVEQPAHKVVEQPAHKVEEQPAHKVEVQPAHKVEEQPAHKVVEQPAHKVVEQPAHKVVEQPAHKVEEQPAHKVEEQPAHKVEEQPAHKVEEQPAHKVEEQPAHKVEEQPAHKVEEQPAHKVEEQPAHKVEQQPAHKVEQQPAHKVEEQPAHKVVQPGHKVVERPSYYLGENHDI, from the exons ATGATACTGTCGATACTGGCAG TGGCGCAGCCAGCCCACAAGGTGGAGGAGCAGCCAGCCCACAAGGTGGTGGTGCAGCCAGCCCACAAGGTGGAGCAGCCAGGCCACAAGGTGGTGCAGCCAGGCCACAAGGTGGTGGAGCAGCCAGCCCACAAGGTGGTGGAGCAGCCAGCCCACAAGGTGGTGGAGCAGCCAGCCCACAAGGTGGAGGAGCAGCCAGCCCACAAGGTGGAGGTGCAGCCAGCCCACAAGGTGGAGGAGCAGCCAGCCCACAAGGTGGTGGAGCAGCCAGCCCACAAGGTGGTGGAGCAGCCAGCCCACAAGGTGGTGGAGCAGCCAGCCCACAAGGTGGAGGAGCAGCCAGCCCACAAGGTGGAGGAGCAGCCAGCCCACAAGGTGGAGGAGCAGCCAGCCCACAAGGTGGAGGAGCAGCCAGCCCACAAGGTGGAGGAGCAGCCAGCCCACAAGGTGGAGGAGCAGCCAGCCCACAAGGTGGAGGAGCAGCCAGCCCACAAGGTGGAGGAGCAGCCAGCCCACAAGGTGGAGCAGCAGCCAGCCCACAAGGTGGAGCAGCAGCCAGCCCACAAGGTGGAGGAGCAGCCAGCCCACAAGGTGGTGCAGCCAGGCCACAAGGTGGTGGAGCGTCCCTCATATTATTTAGGGGAGAACCATGATATTTAG